In a single window of the Rhizoctonia solani chromosome 16, complete sequence genome:
- a CDS encoding helicase domain-containing protein: MPVCSELLAHGVCHTDLCTASHILDFFCSSCNIICDSERTFKSHLGGRKHRAATKTPTLSNCLHSQGSAHQRRLSQLDVTPDPWYTVTEAEAPINSIRCDTCNQNIPRTVWASHISKDSHIRRSRVANFQSVLRETEKDKHGVEVSYGVGTNSTDGGAEVDFGTIDPNNAQEIKKVVTLRLNTPADITLNSTRLASSAGRSSRVSPQFHVTEMDPIALPLKRLVSLPLYFRSLGHRGYFADRLELTFHDKSLRKSFTITRPLRATVGNVTDLEQLRPSAPYVRPPPKPRRDREEKLVDGIKPSSQRIEWVVELPKAIMPFHCDHFGKSYWSRRQADQSQTVAWNARGFDRRGPPSYSRFWETLLYIEEHQAEIDLERYDQENVELSRHNSYFFLKVPGLAEKRPSVLVGDSIKVRPHKPSEADNKTWYIGYVHIVRKDEVGLRFAHRFVPPLGTRFDVRFCLNRIPVLRMHQALATAFAEPRALFPTIVHEKPHLTRRHVRTVNPLVDQNPPQLLAVKSILSLPPGSPPFIIFGPPGTGKTVTAVESMLQLLLANRTIRVLATAPSNSAADLIARKLLESGKLHQGDLLRLNALSRTPDPDSIHSQVLASSYVRDGSFRFPGVNRLLLADEEYNQYRKHGQNAVKPLKDYRVVVATCVTASVPYQLGIPRGHFDWIFVDEAGQACEPEAMISVKTLAGSETNIVLSGDVASTTRASNKIPNLTSIGSWTQLSRKTDEHGHVQPVFHARKDSCEAFKELAQPSCDLRYSNERFYDNELESCASASVTNSLLAWSELGRTGFPIIFENIAGQDLREASSPSWYNPMEVSRVKDYVRMLRDLRRPHISTTDIGVITPYNQQVQHIRRILRGSNGEGIKVGSVEEFQGQERKVIIVSTVRSSANEVEFDLRHTLGFVANDRRFNVTITRAQALLIIVGDASVLGLDPLWRSFLSYIHQEGGWKGSPIPWEGNEAGNAYSAGQRSAAALDDLTLLIERTRTMNLSLGGGPAGNADDVDVQEGNVDRPWREDE; this comes from the exons ATGCCGGTGTGCAGCGAGTTACTGGCCCATGGCGTGTGCCATACGGACCTCTGCACGGCCTCTCATATTCTTGATTTCTTCTGTTCATCGTGTAATATCATCTGTGACTCAGAGCGCACATTTAAATCACACTTGGGTGGTCGCAAGCATCGCGCCGCTACCAAAACGCCGACGCTTAGCAATTGCCTG CACTCTCAAGGAAGCGCCCATCAACGTCGTCTCTCCCAACTCGATGTTACTCCCGACCCTTGGTATACGGTAACAGAAGCAGAAGCTCCGATCAACTCGATTAGATGTGATACTTGCAATCAGAATATTCCACGAACAGTCTGGGCCTCACACATCTCTAAAGACAGCCACATTCGGCGCTCAAGAGTGGCTAACTTTCAGTCAGTTTTGCGGGAGACTGAGAAGGACAAACATGGCGTGGAGGTCTCCTATGGCGTTGGAACCAATTCTACCGACGGAGGCGCTGAAGTAGATTTCGGAACCATCGATCCCAACAACGCACAAGAGATCAAGAAGGTTGTTACTCTTCGGCTAAACACTCCAGCAGACATAACCTTGAACTCAACCAGGCTAGCATCCTCAGCAGGACGCTCTTCCCGGGTTTCTCCTCA GTTTCATGTCACTGAAATGGATCCTATTGCTTTGCCACTAAAGCGACTCGTTTCTTTACCTCTTTACTTCCGATCCCTAGGACATCGGGGTTACTTTGCTGATCGACTGGAGCTCACTTTCCATGACAAATCCCTCCGCAAATCCTTCACTATTACACGTCCACTTCGAGCAACAGTTGGAAATGTTACAGATCTTGAACAACTCCGTCCATCGGCTCCATATGTACGGCCTCCCCCAAAACCTCGAAGGGATCGAGAAGAGAAGTTGGTCGATGGGATTAAGCCTTCGAGTCAACGTATCGAATGGGTTGTGGAACTGCCCAAGGCCATTATGCCTTTTCATTGCGATCATTTTGGAAAGTCGTACTGGAGTAGACGCCAAGCTGACCAGAGTCAAACAGTTGCCTGGAATGCACGGGGATTTGATAGGCGCGGCCCGCCGTCATACAGTCGCTTCTGGGAGACTTTGCTCTATATTGAAGAACATCAGGCAGA AATCGACCTAGAGCGATACGATCAAGAAAACGTGGAATTGTCTAGACATAACTCGTATTTCTT TTTAAAGGTCCCTGGGCTCGCTGAGAAACG TCCTTCAGTGCTGGTAGGGGACTCTATCAAGGTTCGACCGCATAAACCCTCAGAGGCCGACAATAAGACATGGTATATCGGCTACGTCCACATTGTACGCAAAGACGAGGTCGGGCTTCGTTTTGCCCATCGCTTTGTACCTCCTCTCGGAACTCGCTTCGATGTCCGATTCTGCCTTAATAGGATTCCGGTCTTGCGCATGCACCAGGCACTCGCAACAGCGTTTGCTGAGCCAAGAGCCTTGTTTCCTACTATCGTTCACGAAAAGCCCCATTTGACGAGGAGACATGTGCGAACTGTGAATCCACTTGTGGACCAAAACCCCCCTCAACTCCTGGCGGTTAAGTCTATTCTGAGTCTCCCTCCCGGTAGCCCCCCATTTATTATATTCGGACC GCCAGGAACGGGAAAGACGGTTACTGCTGTTGAAAGTATGCTTCAGCTGCTCCTTGCTAATCGCACCATTAGAGTTCTCGCAACAGCTCCAAGTAACTCCGCAGCCGATTTGATTGCTCGCAAACTCTTGGAGAGTGGTAAACTCCACCAAGGTGATTTGCTCAGGCTCAATGCGCTTTCTCGCACCCCGGATCCAGATAGCATACATTCACAAGTACTAGCAAGCTCTTATGTCCGAGACGGGAGTTTTAGATTTCCCGGAGTCAATAGGCTTCTATTAGCCGACGAAGAGTATAACCAGTATCGCAAGCATGGTCAGAATGCTGTCAAGCCCTTGAAAGATTACCGAGTTGTTGTAGCTACGTGCGTTACCGCGTCCGTTCCATATCAACTAGGTATTCCTCGAGGTCATTTTGACTGGATTTTTGTGGACGAAGCTGGGCAGGCGTGTGAGCCTGAAGCGATGATCTCGGTCAAGACTCTCGCTGGTTCTGAAACAAACATCGTTCTTAGTGGTGATGTGG CCTCGACAACTCGGGCCAGTAATAAGATCCCCAATCTCACTTCAATTGGGTCTTGGACTCAGTTATCTCGAAAGACTGATGAACATGGACATGTACAACCCGTCTTCCATGCGCGGAAGGAC AGTTGTGAAGCTTTCAAAGAATTGGCGCAACCATCCTGCGATCTGAGGTACTCGAACGAAAGGTTTTACGATAACGAACTCGAGAGCTGCGCCTCTGCGAGCGTCACTAACAGCCTGCTCGCCTGGTCAGAGCTTGGTCGCACCGGATTCCCCATCATTTTTGAGAATATTGCGG GTCAGGACTTACGCGAGGCATCTTCCCCGTCCTGGTATAACCCCATGGAAGTCTCCCGAGTCAAGGACTATGTCAGGATGCTGCGTGATTTACGTCGCCCCCATATTAGCACGACAGATATTGGGGTTATTACCCCTTATAACCAGCAAGTTCAACATATCCGTAGAATCCTACGCGGAAGCAACGGAGAAGGAATAAAAGTTGGCAGCGTAGAGGAATTCCAGGGACAA GAACGCAAAGTCATCATTGTTTCAACTGTTCGGAGCAGCGCTAACGAAGTTGAATTCGACTTGCGACACACTCTCGGCTTCGTTGCCAATGACAGGAGGTTCAACG TCACCATAACTCGTGCTCAAGCACTGTTGATCATTGTCGGAGATGCATCTGTCCTTGGCCTCGACCCGTTGTGGCGCTCTTTCCTCTCGTACATTCACCAGGAGGGTGGCTGGAAGGGCAGCCCGATTCCATGGGAAGGGAACGAAGCGGGTAACGCATACAGTGCCGGTCAAAGGTCCGCTGCAGCACTGGATGATTTGACATTGCTTATCGAACGCACACGTACAATGAATTTGAGCCTTGGGGGCGGGCCAGCTGGAAACGCGGATGATGTGGACGTTCAGGAAGGGAACGTTGACCGCCCATGGCGCGAGGACGAGTAA
- a CDS encoding stress protein A family protein, with protein sequence MGDNNYSSSSQTVEAPDATMVIAPTPKSARRTSWFGWPKKGLSGPQRPNSALTSGTPSTATTSTSTSTTSSPAEERNSPFDNSPVTPPEVILQPSSSGGLDLSMSRTHSLPSVNNMSMLTPVSPSSRTAASPSPLTRQLSLTELDKKAEQLILTAIARSTSRDGATGSYSVSSSPTQPTRGADSSLSPPPSAGGSSSGFSKKASFSSYLGLGALSLTREKTPKPGDNERGRKDREDRGREARARSSSPFRRFSFASNASEDGNGSRRGRSRVLAHFVTPKAISTKVRKGKKRAKKAAGLGDDSAQDQTEENPDDKDKEDVKVPGEPDDVSPTDPSTSPSTTTKEGSVPASSTAGDDDTDSDSDESSGSWDSDEESWSSGDIQFDDQTQLNTALNSEALQSPELMLAQQEEAAEFDSDPLGEGVNIVQPTEPVFEKTYFSRPGTTNSTSGSTAVGKGNGQGDQSSAGPTDAMGRGRKKSMRHDALELTTSRPVYGPNRCMIMLTHGNPDAAEREGRRYVVASDLSEESRYAVEWGIGTVLRDGDEMIVVNVQETESKLDEATNDKSQKIKNQQERHTLTYLLCRQVTGLLQRTRLNVRVFCQAIHSKNSRRMLLDLIDYTEPTMAIVGSRGLNALKGILLGSTSHYLIQKSSVPVMVARRRLKRPARRAAHLETHKRVPISEAAIDKAGPGKAERDADATRDQIESEEAEDKS encoded by the exons ATGGGCGATAATAACTATTCCTCATCTTCCCAAACGGTCGAGGCCCCGGATGCCACGATGGTCATTGCTCCTACGCCCAAGTCTGCACGTCGTACGAGTTGGTTTGGATGGCCCAAGAAAGGCCTCAGTGGTCCGCAACGGCCGAACAGTGCGCTTA CGAGTGGCACTCCCTCGACAGCGACAACTAGCACAAGCACAAGCACCACGTCATCCCCCGCAGAGGAACGGAATTCCCCCTTTGACAACTCTCCAGTCACCCCC CCAGAAGTCATCCTCCAGCCATCCTCATCCGGCGGCCTCGATTTGTCCATGAGCCGCACCCACTCGCTCCCATCTGTTAACAATATGTCCATGCTGACCCCTGTTTCTCCATCCTCCCGAACCGCCGCCTCGCCTTCCCCGCTCACACGCCAACTCTCACTCACGGAACTCGACAAAAAG GCTGAACAGCTTATTCTGACCGCAATTGCTCGCAGCACATCCCGCGATGGCGCCACGGGATCATACAGTGTTTCCTCATCTCCCACACAACCCACCCGAGGAGCCGATTCGTCCCTATCACCTCCACCATCTGCTGGCGGTTCTTCCTCAGGCTTCAGCAAAAAGGCCAGCTTTAGCTCCTACCTCGGTTTAGGTGCACTAAGCTTGACGCGCGAGAAAACTCCCAAGCCAGGTGATAATGAACGAGGCCGGAAAGATCGCGAAGACAGAGGAAGGGAGGCACGAGCTCGATCATCATCGCCCTTTCGCCGATTCTCATTTGCCTCGAATGCCAGTGAGGATGGCAATGGTAGCCGTCGTGGACGAAGCCGAGTCCTGGCGCACTTCGTTACACCCAAAGCGATATCGA CCAAAGTCCGCAAGGGCAAGAAGCGGGCTAAAAAGGCAGCCGGTCTTGGTGATGACTCTGCCCAAGACCAAACCGAAGAGAACCCGGATGataaagacaaggaagacgtTAAAGTTCCGGGCGAGCCCGACGATGTCTCCCCCACCGATCCAAGTACATCTCcgtccaccaccaccaaagAGGGTTCCGTGCCCGCCTCGTCGACGGCCGGCGATGATGACACAGACTCCGACTCGGACGAATCTTCTGGCTCATGGGACTCGGATGAGGAATCCTGGTCGTCTGGCGACATCCAATTCGACGATCAAACACAACTCAATACGGCACTCAATTCTGAAGCTCTCCAGTCCCCGGAGCTGATGTTGGCCCAGCAAGAAGAGGCAGCAGAGTTCGATTCGGATCCCCTAGGCGAAGGTGTCAATATCGTTCAACCTACGGAGCCCGTGTTTGAAAAGACATACTTTTCTCGCCCCGGTACAACAAACTCTACGTCTGGATCTACCGCCGTGGGTAAAGGGAATGGTCAAGGCGATCAGAGCTCCGCTGGGCCAACTGATGCGATGGGACGTGGTCGGAAAAAGAGCATGCGCCATGACGCACTGGAGTTGACGACCTCTCGCCCAGTCTACGGTCCGAATCGGTGTATGATTATGCTCACGCACGGCAACCCGGACGCAGCCGAACGAGAGGGGAGACGATATGTTGTCGCCTCGGATCTCAGCGAGGAGAGTAGGTATGCTGTCGAGTGGGGGATTGGGACCGTACTGAGGGACGGTGACGAGATGATCGTCGTCAATGTTCAAGAGACCGAGAGTAAAC TTGATGAGGCTACAAACGACAAGTCTCAGAAGATCAAAAACCAGCAGGAG CGTCATACACTGACCTACTTGCTGTGCCGCCAAGTTACCGGGCTCCTCCAGCGGACTCGGTTGAACGTTCGCGTATTTTGTCAGGCTATCCATTCAAAGAATAGTCGCCGGATGCTCCTAG ATTTGATAGATTATACCGAACCTACCATGGCAATTGTCGGTTCACGAGGTCTGAACGCGCTAAAAGG GATCCTGCTTGGATCCACTTCGCACTATCTTATTCAG AAATCTTCCGTCCCTGTCATGGTGGCTAGACGTAGACTCAAGCGCCCGGCGAGGCGTGCCGCTCATCTTGAGACTCACAAACGAGTCCCGATCTCCGAGGCTGCGATCGATAAGGCTGGTCCAGGAAAGGCAGAACGGGACGCAGACGCTACTCGCGACCAAATCGAGTCCGAAGAGGCGGAGGACAAGTCTTGA